The genomic segment CGTGATGCCCCCCCACTGACCGAGACAACGAGGAGACGAACGAAATGGAAGCGATGACCCTCACGCACGGGATGGAAACGGAAGGCGGCGTCGGCCTTCCCGACAAGAAGCTCGGGATGTGGGTGTTCCTCTGCTCGGAGGTGATGTTCTTCACCGGTTTGATCGGCGGCTACATCGTGCTGCGGTTCGGATCGCCGATGTGGCCGGTGCCGAGCACGGTCCTGAACGTTCCGCTGACGGGGTTCAACACGTTCCTCCTGATCTGCTCGTCGGTGACGATGGTCCTCGCGCTCGCGGCGATCCAGCGGGGCGACGAGGCGAGGATGAAGCGATTCCTCGTCGCGACGTGCCTGATCGGAGCCGGATTCCTTTCGGTCCAGGTCGTCGAGTACCGCCACCTCCTCTTCGTCGAGCACTTCACGCCGTCGAAGAGCCTGTTCGGTTCGGTCTTCTTCACCACGACGGGGTTCCACGGCTTTCACGTGCTCTGCGGCGTGATCTGCATGACGTTCGTCACGATCAAGGCGTTCCGCGGGAAGTACAGTCAGGCGGATCACCAGGGGGTCGAGAACATCGGCCTGTACTGGCACTTCGTGGATCTCGTCTGGATCATCCTCTTCACGGTGATCTACCTCATCTGACGACGGCTTCTTCCGGGTTCCGCTTCAAGAGCCCGGCGGGCGCGGCGATCCTCGCGGGGCTCCTGCTCCTCCTCTTCGCGGCCGGAGCGTGGCTGAAGACGCTCGCGACGCGCGCTCCCGAGCGGCTGCCGGACCTCGGCCCCGCGCCGCCGTTCTCGGCGCGCGACGCGGGCGGGCGCCCGTGGACCGAACCCGACCTCGACGGCAGGATCTGGATCGCCGACGCGGTGACGTCCGAATGCGGCGGTTGCCTCGTCCGGAATCTCCGGATGACGGACCTGCAGACGTCGTTCGCGCGCGCGGGGGACGTCGTCCTCGTCACGTTCGTCGCCGATCCGTCGCTCGCGGCGCCGGAGAAGCTCCGCGAGCTCGCCCGGACGTTCGGAGCGGTCCCCGGGCGATGGACGTTCGTCGCGGGCATGCCGCCGTTTCCGGGAGACCGGTTCGTCGCCGTCGATGCGGCGGGGCGCCTCCGGGCGAGCATCGCCGATTCCGACCCGGCTCTCGCCTCGCGGCTGCTGGACGCGGCCGGCGACTTGCTGCGCGAGCGCCATCGGTGATTCGAAACGGAAGAAGTCCTGGCCCGCCGGGTCGAGCGGCTCCGCCGCTTCAACTCGGCGCGTCCTAAAGCTTCGGAGCGGTCGCGAACGGACGGCCGAACCGGGCGAGGCGGGGCCCCTTCAGGATCTCCGGGTGCCAGCTCCAGAAGATGCCTTCCGCCTTGCCGAGCAGGTCGGA from the Thermoanaerobaculia bacterium genome contains:
- a CDS encoding cytochrome c oxidase subunit 3, which encodes MEAMTLTHGMETEGGVGLPDKKLGMWVFLCSEVMFFTGLIGGYIVLRFGSPMWPVPSTVLNVPLTGFNTFLLICSSVTMVLALAAIQRGDEARMKRFLVATCLIGAGFLSVQVVEYRHLLFVEHFTPSKSLFGSVFFTTTGFHGFHVLCGVICMTFVTIKAFRGKYSQADHQGVENIGLYWHFVDLVWIILFTVIYLI